One segment of Nothobranchius furzeri strain GRZ-AD chromosome 13, NfurGRZ-RIMD1, whole genome shotgun sequence DNA contains the following:
- the zgc:113149 gene encoding myb-related transcription factor, partner of profilin, which produces MSVAPATWREEDEEFRVGEVKGALKPKPRFSYHEIKTLLDAVKRNRFILLRKFNQGVSAESKKQTWAEITDQVNGLGENYREVRQIMKKWTDLKCDGKRRIVALRGPNGMKFRKKKLGPVEKMVHKILMMSPSRDGNSDPDLSQDEDFSNSFWKGPTSSAPPYSYLSMNENSQSFPEGFSIDLSPLSSPEKELGDPLQSSSDFDLAEDGEQTMDFGENDDSMFSSFPPSAPPPSTSHDLLPSNSLLRIRPIYTYSRTNQNQNQNSAKLSPGPSSTAAPPSSQSLTGSTVTPSSLPPPPSSLPPPPSPLPPPPSSATTNGLISLPAASSNSIPPPPSTRAPSAPPPSSSSNPTDPLPLGSSQRRSQEQVAQLSSQSLQQQRASRMLLTSVSQSLETLAQSVQQLVESQQEFVQESLLLQRETVDILRDFSSTALRMLRDKTTTGPPQTCPPPPPPPLHHLPTPRF; this is translated from the exons ATGTCAGTCGCGCCGGCCACGTGGCGCGAGGAGGACGAGGAGTTTAGGGTAGGAGAAGTGAAAGGAGCGCTGAAACCCAAACCCAGGTTCTCCTACCATGAGATCAAGACGCTTCTGGATGCAGTGAAGAGGAACAGATTCATCCTCCTGA GGAAGTTTAACCAGGGAGTGTCGGCAGAATCCAAGAAACAGACCTGGGCTGAAATCACCGATCAGGTCAACGGTCTAGGAGAGAATTACAGAGAG GTACGTCAGATTATGAAGAAATGGACAGACCTGAAATGTGACGGAAAGCGCCGGATCGTGGCCCTGCGGGGCCCCAACGGCATGAAATTTAGGAAGAAGAAACTGGGCCCGGTGGAGAAGATGGTCCACAAAATACTGATGATGAGTCCATCAAGAG ATGGAAACAGCGATCCAGACCTGAGTCAagatgaagatttttctaattccTTCTGGAAAGGTCCGACTTCGTCAGCGCCGCCCTACTCCTACCTCAGCATGAATGAGAACTCCCAGTCCTTTCCAGAAGGCTTCTCCATTGACCTTTCACCCCTGTCTTCCCCAGAGAAAGAACTGG GTGatcctctccagtcctcttctgacTTCGACCTGGCAGAAGACGGAG AGCAAACGATGGATTTTGGTGAAAACGACGACTCCATGTTCTCCTCCTTCCCTCCCTCTGCTCCACCTCCCTCCACCTCCCACGACCTGCTGCCTAGCAACTCTCTGCTGAGGATTAGACCCATCTACACGTACTCCAGAACCAACCAGAACCAAAACCAGAACTCTGCCAAATTATCTCCTGGTCCCTCCTCCACTGCTGCGCCTCCCtcttcacagtccctcacaggctCCACTGTGACTCCCtcctctctcccccctcccccctcttcTCTCCCGCCTCCTCCCtcccctctcccccctcctccctcctCAGCTACAACCAATGGTCTTATTTCTCTCCCTGCAGCCTCCTCTAACTCcatccctcctcctccttccACCAGAGCTCCTTCTGCCCCTCCCCCCTCCTCGTCCTCTAACCCCACCGACCCCCTTCCTTTGGGGTCTTCTCAGCGCCGGTCCCAGGAGCAGGTGGCCCAGTTGTCCTCCCAGAGCCTCCAGCAGCAGCGGGCCAGCCGGATGCTCCTGACCTCGGTGTCCCAGTCCCTGGAGACGCTGGCCCAGTCCGTCCAGCAGCTGGTGGAGAGCCAGCAGGAGTTTGTCCAGGAGTCTCTGCTGCTGCAGAGGGAGACGGTGGACATCCTGAGGGATTTCTCCAGCACCGCACTCAGGATGCTGCGGGACAAGACCACCACTGGACCACCACAGacatgtcctcctcctcctcctcctcctcttcatcaccttCCCACACCACGATTCTGA